TCATTATGCATGAACAAAACGCCAAAATCTCCATCCTCTGTTGTGGGCGGCGTGATTAAACAGCCGTACATACCACTATGACCCCTGGGTTCAAGCATAATAAGTTTACGCAGGTGATCATAGCGTTCACTTATAAAGCGCCTTTTTTCTAAAATGGTTTTGCCCTGTATTGGCGGATAACCTGAAGTAATTATTCTTAATGGTTCACCCGCGGTATGAGCATCAATTGTGCTGATAATCCGGGAAAACTCCATTATGTCTATCCCCCTCGTTACTGTCAGTTATTTGTACAGCCACATTCCATTATACAACTTATCAATACTATTTCAAAGAACCAATTCTTGTCCTATTCCCTTCTCTAAAGCCTTTGCATATATTACTCCGGCAGCGGCCAGGTCAAAAAGTGCCATACCCACAGATTTAAAAAAGGTGGTTTTGTTTTTCACAGCATCCCCTGCTCCACCAGCCTTTATTAAACTTCCCAGGGTATGCACCTGATTCGGGGCTACCCATTTCTGTACCAGAGGATACAGGACATCCCCCGATTCTTTTGCGGCATGCTCAGTATCTACATACACACTATCAATCAACTCATACAAGGCTTTAGGAAACTCTCTATTCTCTGGCTTAAATGAACCAATCCCAACAAAATGCCTGCCCTCTAGAAGTGTCTTGTCATCAGGCAATACTGGATTTGCAGCAGTTGTAGAAGTAACTACCACCTGGGACTGTGCCAGCAATTCTTCCACGTTGTTTGCAATACTGACCATAACATCAGGAAGTTTTTCCCTGATTTTCCGGGCCAGAACTTGACTGGCTTCCTGATAAATATCGTAAATAGCAATAGATTGTAATTTCCTAATAACTGCTGTTGACATCACCTGATAAAATGCCTGCACCCCGGCACCAATAATACCTAACTGGGAGACATTTTCTGGGGCTAAATGCTTGACGCTAACTGCTCCTACAGCCCCTGTTCTTAGTGCAGTCAAAACCTGACCATTTATCAAGGCCAATGGGCTGCCAGTATCTAAATCATTTAGTATGACAACCCCATTAATAACTGGAAACCCTGTACCCCTGTTGCCGGGATATACTGTAACAAGTTTTGTCCCAAAATATTCCCTGCCAAAGCAGGGCATTAGCAAAAGGGTATTTGGGCCATGGTCAATATGCATCCTGTTTGGCATATGGAAATCCTTCTGCTCATAAACTATAAAACTCTCCTCAATTGCATTTACAATATCAGAGTATGATACACACTTGAGAATGTCCCTTTCAGATAATACAAGCATTTTTAGTACCCCTCTTAAAAGATATTAAGAATATTCACATTATATGAATTTCTGTTCTAGCTTTAATACTGCTGTAGACAGTTCTAGACATTTATCCATTTAAATCTGTAAATACTGCATACTGTGATACTAATATTCTATGGAAAAAGATTTTTTCCTCTTTTGTCCCTGAATTTTTATATAACTATCATAAAAAATTATACCAGCTAGTACAGCTATAGAAAAGTCCCTGGCAACATGGTAGATGCCAACCACTTCTTCACCTCTGAAACCAAAGCATCCACATCCAAACGGCAGAAACTGGCCATAATTTATTACCATTAACACAAAAAAGAAAATTGACATTGCAAAAAGCAAGCCGCTGCTGTACAAAACATTCCAGTTAAAGAACAAAGAAAGTGCTGCAAGTATCTGGACCCATGGAACTACAATGGCTATTATCAAGGCTAAAAGGTCAGGCATGGAAAAGTAGTTTTGAATAACTGCTTTAAAAAGCATGGGTTCAAATATTTTACTGGCCCCAGCATATAGAAAAATAAATCCTAAAATATACTTCAAAATTTTAACAATTAAATTAAAATCACCTAACCTTGAAAAACTCAGCATATGTTTCAGTCCTTTCAGGTGAGCCGGCAATTCCCCCGGTCATTATCCCATTTTCAAAACGCAGTATGACAGGCACACCTGGGAGATTATACTGCTGCTTATAACCGCTGAACAATTCTGGATACTCCGTAATATTAATCTTTACAAGTTTAATCTGTTTTCCTTGTATTGCCTGGATAATTTTAGGCTCGGCAGATTTACACTCTGTACAGGCAGGTGAAAAAAAATATACATAAAAAGCCTTCTCCTGCACAAGCATCTGCTCAAACTCCACATCAGTAATTTCACTATCCTTAAGATCCCTTACCTGCTGGACCTGCATGTAATATATAGTTGAAGACATGATAATTCCAATCACAAAGATACCTATAAGTATTTTTTTCACATTATCATCTCCATTTATATGTTCTAGGATAATTCAAGATGCCCCTGACTGATTTTCACATATTTAGCCTGGGATAGCAATTGAAAATCCTCTTCAGATATACTTAATAAGGGCAGCTTCCATTCAAAGACTACCTGGGCTACTATAGAACCTACAGCTAATATTTTCTCACTGTCAATATTAATAATAGCCTTTGGAGCCAATCCCCGTCTAAGTGCCTCCAGAATAACTCCTGCCGTGCTGCTGGATCCCTTACCCCTTGGATATGCAAAGATCTTGTCCTTTAAGCATTGACCAAAGACATCACTTTTAGGATCTACAACAGTGCCTGTCTTAAAATCAAATCCACCAAAAAAGCTAAAACTCTGCTTTGAATAGATTAATTCTCCCTGGCATTGGCCGTCTACTATGGTAGTTGCGGCTATTATTTTTACCATTGTTAACCACCACCAGTACTATTTAACAAGTAAAGCGCCCTAAATTACATGCCTGTCTTAACATGTTAATCTAGAGCGCCATTGCTCATTGTTGTTTTTATATTATCACTAAAACACGCTTTTGAAAAGATTTTTATTCTGCTACCATATCTATGCATCTCTCCAGATTGGCAAATACAGCATTTAAACCTGTACGCCCGGGGATATAATGTGCATATTTTGCTGAGTTGGTTGCTGCATTTTGAAATTCCCAGCTTCCAAGGGAGGTGTTGATAAAACAGGTGTCTCTAAAGAATATTACCCCCTTTTCCTTTAGCTCATCAACCGTTCCCTTAAGGCTCAGCCATGAATAAACTGACCTGCTGGTATAAACCCACAGCTGTTTATTTTTTTTCACCCTTTTGTTGACCATTAGTTTTGCCAGCTCCAGTATTTCTGCTGCCGAAGCATGGGGGCAGCCAATAACTGCTGCATCCACATGGCAGGTACAAGTATTAGACAAGTTTCCTTCTGCTTCTAGAAGCATTTTTTGCGAGAGCTCATAAACTTCCAGGGGTTTTCTGCCCTGAAATGCAGCCTTTTCATCTAAAGCCTCTGGGGTTATTCCAGTCATATGAAACAGGGCAACTGCACCAGATGAGGCAATAGCCGCACAAAAAGCTTTTAAATGATCTCCTGAAACCCATGACGGAATTCCCTTTAGTACAGGTATCTTATCCTTTGCTATTTCCCCAGCCAAATAGCCCAGTACTGCAAAATTTTCTGTAGTGGGTTTTAAATCCAAATATGAGCAGTCAATGAGTATCTGACCTGCCCTGTTTTCCCTTTTATGGAGACCAAACTCAGGTACCCTTCCAACTACAGCACAGCAAATATCTGTATAATCCCCATACCTTTCAGTTCTTGCTCCTATAACAGAGTTTGCATAGACAATGGCATTGGATTCGGCCCAGGCTATCTGCTCACCAAACCTGGGAATCAATCCAAAATGGTAGGGGGCACATGTCCACGTTGGAACTGCTCCCATATTTAAATAGTGTTTTTCCAGCTGGCTGCTCTTTTCTGCAAAGGCAGGGTCAACCCCGTGTTCCCGCCAGTTATCAACATCACAGGAGGTGGCATTTAAGCTGGTGGGAATTGTCACCTTGGCTCCCAGCTGGTCCAGCTTCTCTGCAAATAAGAGGCCGGCTTCACCAACTGCAGCATATAAACATCCATCAATGTGAGCTTGTGAAACTGGAATTAAGCCATCTGCTCCATATAACTCTCCCAGCTTTACAATGATTTCCATGGCAAGTTGGGTTCCCCTGCCCTGCCTGCCCATGAGCATGTCTTCTTCAATCCTGGTCAAATGCATAATACCACATCCTGGCTGTCTGATTTAAGCATTACCCCAATAGGAAACAAAACTCTTAATTGTTTAACCTATTTTTTGAATACAAGCTGCACAAGTACTCTTACAGCCTCACCAATTACCCTTATATATGTGATAATATCCTGGGTATTTTCTTTAACAGCACTGGCAGTTTCCATGAGGTTTAGGTTTACCACATCCAACGACTTGTCTACTTTTTCAGTGGTGTTTTTTAATGTCTCGGAAATTGAATGAATATTACTAATTGAAGCGGGAATGGTTTCATCAAAAATATGCTTGTTCTTCTTTAGAGAAGTGGTAATTACGTTAATATTTTCCGAGGTTGCTGCAAAGTTGTCAATAGTTTTTTGAATCTTTTCATCATTCTTAACTATTCTATTATTAACTTCATTAAGCATTTTATTAAATTTAATTAAAGTAATAATCAAAAAAATGCTGGCAGCTGCTACTATACTAAAAACCAAAAATATCCCCAAATCTTGTAATGAAATGTACATGATTATTCGGCCTGCACAGTTTTTGCAGTCTTGCCGGTTTTTTCCTCAATGACACTTTTTGCGTCTTCTATTATGTCCTCAACAGCCTCCCCAGCAGCTTCCTTTTTGCCTTTTATTTGCTCAAGCTTTTCACTAATTACTTCCTTGCTTTCTTCTATTAATTCTTTGCCTTCCTCTATTACTTCCTTTGC
The sequence above is drawn from the Desulfitibacter alkalitolerans DSM 16504 genome and encodes:
- a CDS encoding ornithine cyclodeaminase family protein — its product is MLVLSERDILKCVSYSDIVNAIEESFIVYEQKDFHMPNRMHIDHGPNTLLLMPCFGREYFGTKLVTVYPGNRGTGFPVINGVVILNDLDTGSPLALINGQVLTALRTGAVGAVSVKHLAPENVSQLGIIGAGVQAFYQVMSTAVIRKLQSIAIYDIYQEASQVLARKIREKLPDVMVSIANNVEELLAQSQVVVTSTTAANPVLPDDKTLLEGRHFVGIGSFKPENREFPKALYELIDSVYVDTEHAAKESGDVLYPLVQKWVAPNQVHTLGSLIKAGGAGDAVKNKTTFFKSVGMALFDLAAAGVIYAKALEKGIGQELVL
- a CDS encoding MauE/DoxX family redox-associated membrane protein, with translation MLSFSRLGDFNLIVKILKYILGFIFLYAGASKIFEPMLFKAVIQNYFSMPDLLALIIAIVVPWVQILAALSLFFNWNVLYSSGLLFAMSIFFFVLMVINYGQFLPFGCGCFGFRGEEVVGIYHVARDFSIAVLAGIIFYDSYIKIQGQKRKKSFSIEY
- a CDS encoding thioredoxin family protein: MKKILIGIFVIGIIMSSTIYYMQVQQVRDLKDSEITDVEFEQMLVQEKAFYVYFFSPACTECKSAEPKIIQAIQGKQIKLVKINITEYPELFSGYKQQYNLPGVPVILRFENGIMTGGIAGSPERTETYAEFFKVR
- a CDS encoding aconitase X swivel domain-containing protein translates to MVKIIAATTIVDGQCQGELIYSKQSFSFFGGFDFKTGTVVDPKSDVFGQCLKDKIFAYPRGKGSSSTAGVILEALRRGLAPKAIINIDSEKILAVGSIVAQVVFEWKLPLLSISEEDFQLLSQAKYVKISQGHLELS
- a CDS encoding aconitase X catalytic domain-containing protein, which translates into the protein MHLTRIEEDMLMGRQGRGTQLAMEIIVKLGELYGADGLIPVSQAHIDGCLYAAVGEAGLLFAEKLDQLGAKVTIPTSLNATSCDVDNWREHGVDPAFAEKSSQLEKHYLNMGAVPTWTCAPYHFGLIPRFGEQIAWAESNAIVYANSVIGARTERYGDYTDICCAVVGRVPEFGLHKRENRAGQILIDCSYLDLKPTTENFAVLGYLAGEIAKDKIPVLKGIPSWVSGDHLKAFCAAIASSGAVALFHMTGITPEALDEKAAFQGRKPLEVYELSQKMLLEAEGNLSNTCTCHVDAAVIGCPHASAAEILELAKLMVNKRVKKNKQLWVYTSRSVYSWLSLKGTVDELKEKGVIFFRDTCFINTSLGSWEFQNAATNSAKYAHYIPGRTGLNAVFANLERCIDMVAE
- a CDS encoding YtxH domain-containing protein, yielding MLKDYLEKLKAEKKKEERKDTAKKVGAGLAIGTAIGAAAGVLLAPKSGKETREDIKNKAKEVIEEGKELIEESKEVISEKLEQIKGKKEAAGEAVEDIIEDAKSVIEEKTGKTAKTVQAE